The nucleotide window CAATATTGTAAGCAGAGCCCTGTAATGTCTCGATATTTGCTCTCTCTGTCAGTAATATGAAAAAAGTCATATTATATCTTTTAAGCTCCGGCATAACCGGACTTATATACATAGGAATGCTTTATCTGTTTAACGATATCCTGAAATGGCATCATCTCCTGAGTGTATCGATCTCCTATGGTTCTGCGATGACTATTTATTTCCTCATAAACAAGCTGGGTGTTTTTCAGGCAAAGAAGACCGGAACTGAAAAGAGAGAAGTAATACAGTTTATCATTCTGATAGCATTCAACTACCTTGTTACTTTGGGCATAGTAGCCGGGATAGAAGCTCTT belongs to Fibrobacter sp. and includes:
- a CDS encoding GtrA family protein produces the protein MKKVILYLLSSGITGLIYIGMLYLFNDILKWHHLLSVSISYGSAMTIYFLINKLGVFQAKKTGTEKREVIQFIILIAFNYLVTLGIVAGIEALGGGVFLGSAIAGVVTVTLTFFVFDRLLFKRREGKTQMQTPARKTNN